A stretch of DNA from Lotus japonicus ecotype B-129 chromosome 4, LjGifu_v1.2:
TGATCACTCCTCCATCCTGATAATTCATTTCCTGTTTAGCTCCTAAACACcttatcaaaatcaaatcaacaGTACATTTGTTTTGCTCCGCGGTGATCCAGATATGGCAAGGTTATGGCATAAAGCGTTGGTGCTTTTGATGTGATCTTGTTAGGAATGGTGGAAAGAAATTGTATGTTTACTACAAAGAAAAATGTAATACCAAATAGCTAGGTACTCTATTTGTTGATTTTGACAATGTGGAGATTTTGGAAAACATGAAAATCACCACCAAGAGATTGCTACTCAAGCAATCTAGTTTGTTGAGGAGTATCATTAGTGCCGTGAAATTGCTGCTTTTTTAGCGGCGGTGGTTAGATTTAATTCTAATGAGTGGTGCTATTTGTTATAGTCTCCTCATCGATGGAATGCAAGAAATAATTTTAAACCAATCAAAACAAGAgaaaatgggatagtatatatCAAGAGTTTGAGAGTTTTGCATTTTATTTCGTAATTATCAACAATATCCAATTttgattctttcaaattttataaaatttcaagttgttatataatcaaagtttttttttgtttttgaaattatATAATCAAAGTTAAGATCAAAATTAATTGATATAAAATTGTTCCAACTTAAAAAAGAAACTTTAAGTTTGAGTCCATGCAAATGCAGTTGCATACTCGCTTTGATTGGGTTTTTTGAAAAACCGAACCCGAGCTCAAAGAAGCGAAGACAACGTGAGGATGAGACGGGTCTGAGATTGTTAATACCCACCCCAAACCTGTCCCGACATACTAATTACATAGTTCAAATTATAATAGTAGCCACATGATAATATTTAAGTTATTTTACGAAAAGTGTAATTTAATTCTTAAACTTCTTTCATTTTTAAGATTCTTGACaactattttcataaattatttgaattatgaactatttaaatatatataacttAATAAGATCAAATTATAATATCTAAAACTAAGGAGGACTCGAGTTCCTCGTGGATAATCCATGGATTTCCCTTAATCCAATGGGGATGAGTTTGTGTTTTGTATTTTCATACCCGACATTTTCAAACTTGAACCCAAAGTGCTCTAAATGAGGTTGGAAAGAGCTAAACCCGACCTGAACCACCTCGTTGCTATCCATATGGCTATAGAGGTTCTAtcaaacttagaagaattgtcACATTAAAGTATACTtagtgattaaaaaaattattgggaTAGTAATCCTTCTAAAAAGcctatcagaaaaaaaaaatccttctaAAAAATGAAAAGTCACTTCAGATGAAAGTTATAATATCTtgacatttttatctttttttaatcAACCTTGATTTATTCATAGCATAATGTTTTGTTCACACTTTAGTTTGAGTGGAAAAGAGGTGGAGGGAGTAGAGaaataagaagagagagataaagtatgagatgtgatatatgatatgatagGAAATAAGGAGATAGGTAGAAATGAAATTAAAGTGGAAATGAACTCGAAAAAGTTTAAAGTATGAATAAATTTAGTAATAATTCATTCACACTTctatttctcttccatctcatttccactttatcttcttcttatctctccCTGCAATTTCTGTCACATCACTTATCATATCATTCAtttctctcttccttcttcataTATCACAAAGGTGAAATTATAAAAGAGGTGTGAAAGAAACATTATTGGTGAAGTATTGAGAAATTCGCAAGTCTCACCAACTTCTTTCTAAGAAATGTTTAGTACTTTTATAGTGCATACACCCTCACAAAATAACTATTTATAGATTTTAATGAAATATTCTTTACTTTTTCTAAacaaattttaaataagagaacaATCACCCATGTGTCataatttcaattaaaataaaatgagtaGTACCTATTACTAACATTATTGGTGAAGTATTGAGAAATTCGCAAGTCTCAGCAACTTCTTTTTAGAAAATGTTTAGTACTTTTATAGTGCATACACCCTCACAAAATAACTATTTATAGATTTTAATGAAATATTCTTTCCTTTttctaaataaattttaaataagagaataATCACCCCATGTGTCgtaatttcaattaaaataaaatgagtaGTACCTATTACTATTAGGGTgccacctaatatgcaccactatACCAATTATCCATTTTACccctgttaaaaaaaattattttataaaaagaaaaaaatattggtattaccgggtggattttgatgggattaattttttgaacaggGATAAAATGGACAATTAACATAATGGTGCAAGGTTACACCACTAAAAAGTAGTGCATATTAGGTGTACCCTACTATTAGTAGAAGACTTAAGACTTTTCTGCATACATAGATATTTATAAAATGAGCACCTATTATATACAATTTGCAATCAGAACTTAATAGGGTTCCAATCACTCACAATTAGTGAGTTGCACATCACATACCAAATAATTACCTATAATTATCACTGCTTCTATTCAAACTAATATATTTCAGGGACCCATATTTTGCTTCTTAGGTGATTATACTCCATCAAGCAACATGCATATACTGAATTTGCCAGTAGGTGACAGGAATCACAAGAATTAAAAGACTACTTAGACCTTCGAAGAGAGAGATATTTATGCCGATTTCAAACAAGTAGAAACTCATtcccaaaaaatatttttctaatgCTACTATGGAGGCCCCAGAAAGCAATAAATAGATAAAGGTTATTATTCCATTTGGGCAGCAAGTTTTGCATGTTACTTGTAGCTCTTTTTCTGTTCACGATCACACTTTCTTAGTTTTTGCCGCGGAACAATTAATGACACTGTTACAATGTGTTTTGACATTTTAGTAGCTATGCACCACCACCACACGAATTCTGATTTGTTGCACTTAAAGAGATCCTACATTCACTAAGGTCAAATATTTGTAATTGTCTTGTCTTAACTAAATGACTCAAATTTAAAGAGGCTACTTGGCCCTTAAAATTATCTTGTTGAATTAAGATCAAACGGCATTTCCTTTGGTACAAGCAAAAAAAATTGTGGGTTAATTACAGGAGTGACATGTACCAGTAGGATAATTACACATAGATTTATTGCTAAATTAAACTGTGGACTTTTTAAAACTCCGAATCAACCCAAtaaatttattgtaattataaaccAACCCCAAAACTTACTTTTGTTAGGAATTTAGTCCTTCTATCAGgtgaaaaaatataaacatgttAATTTTTTCAGACATTCTTTCACATCTGTTCATTACGACGATATCAGCTTCTTTGGGGCGACTTCTCCGCCGTCACCATCGAGTGCATTGGCGGTGGTGGTGTTGTTGATGAGATGGGAAGAGAAATTCTGAGCCACTTCCTCTCTCCACACTTGTGCCAAAAATCTGGGCTGTGACCGGATCTGGTATCATATCTGGGTTGGGAGAGGGTGAGGGACGAGATCGAGGGGAAACCGAAGGAGGACTGGTATCTCACAATGGTAACAACGGTGGACCCAGAAAcctctctctctcgatctcgcCTCTTCTTTGGTTCAGAGGAGAGAATCGGGGTGGTGGCTGATGATACTCGCCAAAATTGTTTTGATTTGTTTCTCTGAATATGTTAGGAATAAATGGGCTTCGAACAAGGATCAGATTGTTTTGATTTGTTTCTCTAATATTATGAATCCGATTTGTTTTTTATCTTCTACAATGCCCAAACAATGACCATTATAACAATATTCGATTATGTTAAAAGGACATTACAACGAGGATTTAGTGACAATGTAGCATAGAAATTTAAGAATCGAGTGTTCCATGCTTTTATTttgaatatatataatttgtgTTTTGTTTCCACAATCTGAAAAATATTTCCAGTTAAATGAGTCTTTTTTCTGAgttaagatgatgaagatgatagaggtagaagatgaagatcataaGTTTTTTGGGTTTGATTTGTTTAGGTTGGGTTAGAGAAGATGATGTTCCTGGGTAATGGGTAGTGGTGTAGAAGAGGAAGTATGTGCAGCTCACATAAGTCTTATGGGTTTGATTTGTTTAGGTTTGTATTTTCTTTGACATTTGTGTATATGTATGGGTGGCAccttggcttatctaaaaaaattgtggttaaaaacttaatttatgGAGGTAATTATTAAGAATGTGGGGCATATTTAGTAAACTAAAATTCAACTAGGGTGATAACGTAAATAGTGTAAAAAAGAATCTAGTCAGCTTTTACTTATCCATGTCATATTAAATGGAAAAAGATTATTGGTACACTTCACTCCTGTAGCCTACACTCATTTGAATTTGTGGGCACCCAAGTATGCACctccttttttttataattctaCAATGAATCAGGTTAAAAACCAGTCCACTCAATAACCATAGTTCAACTAGGATTTAGTGcatattatttagtgtatgTCCACTCTTTCTACCctaaaattaatttgttttaaaCCAGATATTTCTTAGTCCAACACCTAGATGACACAACACACATGTTTTTATATATGTGCacaaaaaatcataatttttgggttGTGTGTGTCTTTTTGGTGGAGGAATGCTTGTCACCTACTCCTTTTAACTTCCCAATTCCCCTTAAACTCGTTTTGTGTCTCattgagagaaaagaagaagaagaaaacactCAAACATTTTTGTGTTACATATAGGAGTAGGAAGAGTGAGTAAGCAAGTAAAAGCCTTCAACTTGAGTTGTTGCTTTGCTTTTGCTCATGGAAAAGCACAAATGCAAGCTTTGCTCAAGGTCCTTTGCTAATGGCAGAGCCCTTGGTGGACACATGAAGGCTCACCTTGCTGCTCTGCCTCTTCCACCAAAACCAGAACAAAAACAATCCTTCACTTCACtgtcattttcttcttctgcatCAGAATCacaacaagaagaagatgatgatgaagtacTGGCACTCAGAGAATCAGAGGAAAAGGCTATGATTTATGGTTTGAGGGAGAATCCCAAGAAAAGTTGCAGAGTTGCAGATCCTAAATTCTCTTTTGCACCAGATACTGGTTTTCTGGTCCAAGACAGAGAGAGCGAGACTGAGTCAAAGAACCCAACTCGCCAACGATCCAAGCGGAACCGCCGCAACCAGAACCAGAATTCTGAAGAACCCAGAAAGGTGAAGATGAGTTTCACGGTGCCAGCTTCACCTGAACCACCGTTGAGCTCTGTTTCCGACACTTCCCCTGAAGAAGATGTTGCTATGTGTCTCATGATGCTGTCTAGGGACAATTGGACgaggaacaacaacaacaatcacaGTGTTGGATGCAGCAGCAGCAAAGagaagatcaagttcaagcGTGTTCGAGGGAAGCACGGTTGTGAGAATTGTGGGAAAGCGTTTCGATCTTCACGAGCATTGGGTAGTCACAGAAGTGTGTGCTGCGTTGATGCCAAAGGTGAAGGAAATGGTAGTGATGAAAAGATTTTTGAATGCCCATTTTGTTATAAGGTTTTTGGGTCTGGTCAAGCACTTGGTGGACACAAGAGATCTCATCTCAttgcatcttcatcatcaaatgCTAACAATGTTGGTTGTGGTAGATTGAAGCAGAGCCTCATAGATCTTAACTTGCCAGCTCCACCTGAAGAAGATGATCTCAGTGTTGTTTCTGATGCCTAACTCAGCTTCTTTGATCTGGTTATGTTTAGTTGTTTTCTTCTGCTGATGGGGAAaagtgtttttttcttcttttaaagTAGGTAAGAACATTTCATTATGTTTATTGATAGATCAAATGCTTTTTGATTCTATAAGTTAGCTGGGTATAAGTTATGTATTCACCAACTGTCTCCTATGTTCAATTGTCCTAAGATACATGGTGAATTACTGAATTCTAGTAAAAAAGTTGAATTGATTTTCTTCATCGGACTCAACTTGGTTCATGCTTCTAAAAGTCTCTTGGTACGTCCTTTGGTTTTCAGTTCAAAACAATATTTAGTAACTCGTAAATTGGAAGCGTGATTTTCAATGCATATTCACTCGAAAGAATACGTTTGTTGAATTAGGTGATTTCACATTCACATTCAAGGTTGCAATGCAAATTCTGGATTAGGTTGTGGACCAACAACTTTGGACTTAAAAAGCACAAAAGTGCTTGCAATTCTGTTTTAATGCTTTGGTTTGGTTCTGTTCTGCTCCAGAAGGTAGATACTGCTAACATGTCCTTCCAGCTTGCACTTttgattaaataaaataaataaataaatcggTTCTTTTTAGTATTATtatttcctctctctctctctctccattcATTGTTGCCTTCTTTTCTGCTTGTGTTGTTTGCTAGTTGAATTCTTAGTGTGAAGCATGATAGCAATGATTCCTAAGTGGGAGTCAGAAACTGTAAAAATGATGAAGCCAATAGTACTACTGCACAATTGTTTGTTTTCTatgttctgatgctcttggtcTTGGGGTTTCAGAGGTAACAAAGGAAAATTCAGAAACCAAAGTTCAGAATGTGCTTCTTGTTTGGTTGGGTTAGGAATTATAAGTAAAATTTGTTTTATTATAGCTTCCTTTATCTTCCTTTAAAGGAACGAAGTCTCCTGGTAAAAGGAAAGGTCCCATGCCATTCTTGTCAAAGAATCAGTCAGATTTATTGTCATGTGATAAAGTATATGCTTTGATCAAATGCTGATTAATTGATTAATCAACTAAAATGTATCTAACAGCAAGAACTTTTGACTATTGTTATAGTAAATAGTGATACATCTAAactacaaattaaaaaaaaaaaaggtgacaGGCTTTTTTTTGGGTGCATGTGATATCTTGCTTCACAAGAATTTTGCTTGGAACAGGGAAATATTCATGAGAGCATCTTGTAAGTTGTCACCAGCCAAGTAACGTGAACCTCAACATGAAACTTATAATATGTTTgaatgggttttttttttttttcaaaatcaattgtcaCACATAGAAACTACTACCCATAGAATCTATTCCTTGAAATtaacttt
This window harbors:
- the LOC130711903 gene encoding zinc finger protein ZAT9-like, which codes for MEKHKCKLCSRSFANGRALGGHMKAHLAALPLPPKPEQKQSFTSLSFSSSASESQQEEDDDEVLALRESEEKAMIYGLRENPKKSCRVADPKFSFAPDTGFLVQDRESETESKNPTRQRSKRNRRNQNQNSEEPRKVKMSFTVPASPEPPLSSVSDTSPEEDVAMCLMMLSRDNWTRNNNNNHSVGCSSSKEKIKFKRVRGKHGCENCGKAFRSSRALGSHRSVCCVDAKGEGNGSDEKIFECPFCYKVFGSGQALGGHKRSHLIASSSSNANNVGCGRLKQSLIDLNLPAPPEEDDLSVVSDA